One genomic window of Salvia miltiorrhiza cultivar Shanhuang (shh) chromosome 4, IMPLAD_Smil_shh, whole genome shotgun sequence includes the following:
- the LOC131023445 gene encoding uncharacterized protein LOC131023445, which translates to MSANVSSGTHHLLYAIEAGLQGLGADQFVRQVALSSAVGIGISGDLPQSTLPSLLSNLASVLFLGLFMSIIPDEHDRAAVERHEHRGAMEKRTVLGDRGSVSAPLRRVPGFPEDAGGAGQQLHGDVESGGRRGVRRSVHVQVDDGADNNHFSTL; encoded by the exons ATGAGTGCCAATG tttCGAGTGGGACCCACCATCTCCTGTATGCCATTGAGGCTGGTCTTCAAGGGCTCGGCGCTGATCAATTTGTACGACAGGTTGCATTAAGTTCTGCGGTTGGCATTGGGATCAGTGGAGATCTTCCTCAGTCGACACTGCCCTCTCTG TTGTCGAATCTGGCGAGCGTGTTGTTCCTAGGGCTATTCATGTCGATCATCCCTGACGAGCATGATCGAGCTGCGGTGGAGCGACATGAGCATCGAGGCGCTATGGAGAAACGAACAGTTCTGGGTGATCGGGGAAGTGTCAGCGCACCTCTTCGCCGTGTTCCAGGGTTTCCTGAAGATGCTGGCGGGGCTGGACAGCAACTTCACGGTGACGTCGAAAGCGGCGGACGACGGGGAGTTCGCCGATCTGTACATGTTCAAGTGGACGACGGTGCTGACAACAACCATTTCTCGACGTTGTAA